One region of Atribacterota bacterium genomic DNA includes:
- a CDS encoding homocysteine S-methyltransferase family protein, whose product MVDEKKIVARNDFLELLSQRIMVIDGAMGTMLQEYGLTAGECPEMWNITHPDIVKKIHTFYLEAGADIILTNSFGGNGLKLQKFGHKDKLQEFNQQAVKIARKAIDNYSKVHPAPLFIAGSVGPTGEILEPYGPVKNEEVYATYQEQIKVLASSGVDLIVLETFYNLDEIKIALKVVKENTSLPVFASMSFDESLKTIYGITPEKSIEVLFQEGTDGVGANCGSGPDVLYQVVSRMRTITDAPLLVEPNAGVPYMENNKVIYPATPHEMSEYAEKFIKLRVNIIGGCCGTTPEHIRAIAQKVKNSL is encoded by the coding sequence GTGGTAGATGAAAAGAAAATAGTGGCAAGGAATGACTTTTTGGAATTACTTAGTCAAAGAATTATGGTTATCGATGGAGCGATGGGTACTATGCTCCAGGAATATGGTTTAACAGCAGGGGAATGTCCAGAAATGTGGAATATTACTCATCCTGATATAGTAAAAAAAATACATACTTTCTATCTGGAAGCAGGTGCAGATATTATACTCACTAATTCTTTTGGAGGAAATGGGTTAAAATTGCAGAAATTTGGCCATAAAGATAAATTACAAGAATTTAATCAACAGGCTGTGAAAATAGCCAGGAAGGCAATAGATAATTATAGTAAAGTTCATCCTGCACCTCTTTTTATTGCAGGTTCAGTAGGTCCAACTGGTGAAATATTAGAACCATATGGACCAGTAAAAAATGAAGAAGTTTATGCAACTTACCAAGAGCAAATTAAGGTATTGGCATCTTCTGGAGTAGACCTTATAGTACTGGAAACTTTTTATAATCTTGACGAAATTAAAATAGCCCTCAAGGTTGTAAAGGAAAACACTAGTTTACCGGTATTTGCTTCTATGAGTTTTGATGAAAGCTTAAAAACTATATATGGAATAACTCCAGAAAAGTCAATTGAGGTATTATTTCAGGAAGGGACAGATGGAGTAGGAGCCAATTGTGGCAGCGGACCAGATGTTCTTTACCAGGTGGTATCACGAATGAGAACAATAACTGATGCACCTTTATTGGTTGAACCAAATGCAGGGGTTCCCTATATGGAAAATAATAAAGTTATTTATCCAGCTACTCCCCATGAGATGTCAGAATATGCTGAAAAATTTATTAAGCTAAGAGTAAATATTATTGGAGGTTGTTGTGGGACAACCCCAGAACATATTAGAGCCATAGCTCAAAAGGTTAAAAATTCTTTATAA
- a CDS encoding ASKHA domain-containing protein, translating to MIKIIINPAQKKLNVPEGTLLLDVLKQAGINITTPCGGKGSCGKCKVIVSSEGLDSDLLNSNEQKWISEEEIKKGFRLACQCYLYQNSTIIIPPSLLIKEDDSKIKIRNKAKSRLFSHEIKSIVSIKKVFLRLNKPTLSDQRSYWNRIKDELNKVNTTYSQSWEIPTDILSNISQLLRDNDYCITLVLFKNKVIAIEAGDTSKELYGVAFDIGTTTIAGYLVDLATFREITAEACANPQFEYGDDVISRIDFARKDTKNRKKMQQELISSLNQMIISLSEKAGINLSHIYFAVLVGNTSMHHFLWSLPVENLALSPYITVMIDSIIRDSKDLPDLCLIPYAKVYSTPNVSAYIGGDIIADLIDIFIWQKIGNTLMVDLGTNGEIVLNSGGKTWACSAAAGPAFEGARISSGMRATSGAIDRVIITRQKVEYHVIGQTQAVGLCGSGIIDLIAGLLRLQLIKFDGRLINQKECTKDISQQIKRRIKREESANKFLLVPAEESATGKPIYLTQKDIREVQLAKGAVSAGIRILLKQAQLETVDIDEILLAGAFGNVLDTNSALSIGLIPNILSGKIRSIGNAAGEGAVKLLLSEEMRTIAEYLSQKVQYIELSAQADFLKIFAESMFFNHFI from the coding sequence ATGATTAAAATCATCATAAATCCCGCACAAAAGAAATTAAATGTACCAGAAGGCACGCTCTTATTGGATGTTCTGAAACAAGCCGGAATAAATATTACCACTCCCTGTGGTGGCAAAGGAAGCTGCGGTAAGTGCAAGGTTATAGTATCTTCTGAAGGTCTTGATAGTGATTTGCTTAATTCTAATGAGCAGAAATGGATTTCAGAAGAAGAAATAAAAAAAGGATTTCGTTTGGCCTGTCAGTGTTACCTGTACCAAAATAGTACCATTATTATTCCACCATCTCTATTAATAAAGGAAGATGATTCTAAGATTAAGATTAGAAATAAAGCAAAATCTCGTTTATTCAGCCATGAGATTAAATCCATTGTTTCAATAAAAAAAGTTTTTTTGAGACTTAATAAACCTACTTTATCAGATCAGCGTTCCTATTGGAACAGAATAAAAGATGAGCTAAATAAAGTAAATACAACCTATAGTCAAAGTTGGGAAATACCAACTGATATTCTAAGCAATATTTCACAGCTACTCAGGGATAATGATTACTGTATCACCCTTGTTCTTTTTAAGAATAAGGTTATCGCTATTGAAGCTGGGGATACCAGTAAAGAGCTGTATGGAGTGGCTTTTGATATTGGCACCACTACGATTGCCGGATATCTGGTAGATTTAGCTACTTTTAGAGAGATTACTGCTGAAGCATGTGCCAATCCTCAATTTGAATACGGTGATGATGTTATTTCTCGAATTGATTTTGCCAGGAAAGATACTAAGAATAGAAAGAAAATGCAGCAGGAATTAATTTCCTCCTTAAACCAAATGATTATATCCTTATCAGAAAAAGCCGGAATTAATCTTTCCCATATTTATTTTGCAGTTCTGGTTGGTAATACTTCTATGCATCATTTCTTATGGTCTTTGCCGGTAGAGAATCTGGCCTTATCACCTTATATTACTGTTATGATCGATAGCATTATTCGAGACAGTAAGGATTTACCCGATTTGTGCCTCATACCTTATGCTAAAGTATATAGTACGCCAAATGTTTCAGCTTACATTGGTGGTGATATCATTGCTGATTTGATAGATATTTTTATATGGCAAAAAATTGGTAATACCTTAATGGTTGATCTGGGAACCAATGGGGAAATTGTATTGAATAGCGGAGGTAAAACATGGGCTTGTTCAGCGGCTGCTGGACCTGCCTTTGAAGGAGCTAGAATCAGTTCGGGAATGAGAGCAACCAGTGGAGCAATAGATAGGGTAATAATTACCCGACAAAAAGTAGAATATCATGTGATAGGGCAAACTCAAGCTGTCGGATTGTGTGGATCAGGAATAATTGACTTAATTGCTGGTTTATTAAGATTACAGTTAATTAAGTTCGATGGTCGCTTAATTAATCAAAAAGAATGCACTAAAGACATTTCTCAGCAGATTAAAAGAAGAATTAAAAGAGAGGAGAGCGCTAATAAATTCTTGCTTGTTCCAGCTGAAGAATCAGCTACCGGTAAACCTATTTATTTAACACAGAAAGACATTAGAGAAGTCCAACTGGCAAAAGGGGCAGTATCAGCGGGTATTCGCATCCTTTTGAAACAAGCTCAGCTTGAGACAGTCGATATAGATGAAATATTGTTAGCGGGAGCTTTTGGAAATGTTCTTGATACCAATAGTGCACTGTCAATTGGTCTCATACCTAATATTCTTTCTGGAAAAATACGTTCCATAGGTAATGCCGCTGGAGAGGGAGCAGTAAAATTATTGTTATCTGAGGAGATGAGAACTATAGCTGAGTATCTTTCTCAAAAAGTACAATATATTGAGCTTTCTGCTCAAGCTGATTTTTTAAAAATATTTGCCGAGTCAATGTTTTTTAACCACTTTATCTAA
- a CDS encoding sulfatase: MKNVILFTIDTLRKDSLGVYNKDSNLTPFLDSLSDHALIFTRFHSSGPYTQSSFPGILTSSYYLEYGKSKKLSPRRLLISEALKKSDIETAAFHSNPYLSDYFGWNRGWDLFYDSMQDEVSDMIPYITGDKVNQKVKEWLERYACSTNKKPFFLWIHYMDVHEPYISKKQFLELVDPSIALTEQEMFELFTNTLLKRDISDSKKVKILHNLYRAGVRETDEYAKEFFHILKQNQMLENSIIFITTDHGDEFAEHNGLSHDGKMYSELIDSPLIMIDFDRKEKEICPNLVSNLDIAPTILHLFGLSPEDKFEGNSLLPVHNYPERGVFGEAIAKTGNHEKPEDLPVYYYREDDLKIIYYQRGENWEFYNLVQDPEEKNNLINSHPRVEELKKKLFPRINRWERI, translated from the coding sequence ATGAAAAATGTAATCCTGTTCACTATTGATACTTTAAGAAAAGATTCCTTAGGGGTTTACAATAAAGATAGTAATTTAACTCCATTTCTTGATTCTTTATCCGATCATGCTCTGATTTTTACCAGATTTCATTCTTCAGGTCCTTACACTCAATCATCATTCCCTGGAATACTAACCTCTTCTTATTATCTTGAATATGGAAAATCTAAAAAATTATCTCCCCGTAGATTATTAATATCTGAAGCACTAAAGAAAAGTGACATTGAAACAGCCGCATTTCATTCAAATCCCTATCTAAGTGATTATTTTGGTTGGAATCGAGGATGGGATCTCTTTTATGATTCAATGCAAGATGAAGTCAGTGATATGATTCCCTATATAACCGGAGATAAGGTTAACCAGAAAGTAAAAGAATGGTTAGAGCGCTATGCATGCTCTACCAATAAAAAACCATTTTTCTTGTGGATCCACTATATGGATGTTCATGAGCCTTATATATCTAAAAAACAGTTTTTAGAATTAGTTGATCCTTCCATTGCCTTAACAGAGCAAGAGATGTTTGAATTATTTACAAATACCCTGTTGAAGCGTGATATCTCTGATTCGAAGAAAGTTAAAATTCTCCATAACCTTTATCGGGCAGGTGTTCGAGAAACCGATGAATATGCGAAAGAGTTCTTTCATATACTCAAACAAAATCAGATGTTAGAAAATAGTATTATTTTTATTACCACCGATCATGGAGATGAATTTGCTGAACATAATGGTCTTTCCCATGATGGGAAAATGTATTCTGAATTAATAGACTCTCCTCTGATAATGATCGATTTTGACAGAAAAGAGAAAGAGATATGTCCTAATTTGGTGAGCAATCTTGATATAGCACCTACTATATTACATCTCTTCGGACTTTCACCAGAAGATAAATTTGAAGGAAATTCTTTGTTGCCTGTTCATAATTATCCTGAACGAGGAGTTTTTGGGGAGGCTATTGCCAAAACAGGTAATCATGAAAAACCTGAAGATCTGCCTGTCTATTATTATAGAGAAGATGATCTAAAGATTATTTATTATCAGAGAGGTGAAAACTGGGAGTTTTATAATTTAGTGCAAGACCCTGAAGAAAAGAACAATCTAATAAATTCACATCCAAGAGTAGAAGAATTAAAAAAGAAGCTATTTCCTCGAATCAATCGATGGGAAAGAATCTAA
- a CDS encoding GntR family transcriptional regulator, producing MNNLDKNSPIPLYFQLAELIKAKIKNGEWKINDAIPSELKLCMDFQISRGTVRQAINCLIQEGYLFRKQGLGTFVSDSRPKYVNPVSSFYCVGFKGKNHDIGIKRKIISKNVIRPNYKIKEIMNLKNEQLIYHIKGILFLDDIPISLEEFFLLKGLFPNLKPKYLATMAPYEVFMRKYNLSISEVQESFTIKKINQKISDRLKLQEGAYALVVNRIARTDNNVVFEYRQSIIRTDKCSYTVILP from the coding sequence ATGAATAATTTAGATAAGAATTCACCAATACCTTTGTACTTCCAATTGGCAGAGTTAATTAAAGCTAAAATTAAAAATGGTGAATGGAAAATTAATGATGCCATTCCATCTGAATTAAAGCTATGTATGGATTTTCAGATAAGCCGTGGCACAGTAAGACAAGCCATTAATTGCTTAATTCAAGAAGGTTATTTGTTTAGAAAGCAAGGACTGGGCACTTTTGTATCTGATTCTAGGCCAAAATATGTTAATCCGGTAAGTAGTTTTTATTGTGTAGGCTTTAAAGGAAAAAATCATGATATCGGAATAAAGAGAAAAATTATTTCCAAAAATGTTATTAGACCTAATTATAAGATAAAAGAAATCATGAATCTAAAGAACGAACAATTAATCTATCACATTAAAGGCATATTGTTTTTAGATGATATTCCAATTTCTTTAGAAGAATTCTTTTTATTGAAAGGATTATTCCCCAATCTTAAACCAAAGTATCTTGCTACCATGGCTCCTTATGAAGTCTTTATGCGTAAGTATAATCTTAGTATTTCAGAAGTTCAGGAGTCTTTTACCATAAAAAAAATCAATCAAAAAATTTCAGACAGATTAAAATTACAGGAGGGAGCCTATGCATTAGTAGTGAACCGTATTGCCAGAACAGACAATAATGTTGTTTTTGAATATCGTCAGAGTATTATTCGGACTGACAAATGTAGCTATACCGTTATATTACCATAA
- a CDS encoding phosphoadenosine phosphosulfate reductase family protein translates to MNKEKVERNQELIKKSKQVIKEAFEKYDPRKCAITWTGGKDSTTNLWIVRQVCVEENIPLPQVITIDEGDAFPEITDFLVSVSKVWHIDLKWLCNFDVLSACLSHLGNTVQVKRLNKRNQEELKRIEFIEDSFVFEAESYAGNHLMKTVVLNQYIEESGAELIFMALRRDEQVARKEDEYFTHKEGGYLMPEHTRVSPILHFTERDIWDNTHLHNLPYCSLYKIGYRSLGARSSSNPGDIGVPAWEQDLENVPERAGRRQDKEKAMERLRKLGYM, encoded by the coding sequence ATGAATAAAGAAAAAGTAGAAAGAAACCAGGAATTAATCAAAAAATCCAAACAGGTCATCAAGGAAGCATTTGAGAAATATGATCCACGCAAATGTGCCATTACCTGGACGGGAGGAAAGGATTCTACCACAAATTTATGGATTGTACGTCAGGTCTGTGTGGAAGAAAATATTCCTCTACCCCAGGTTATTACCATCGATGAAGGAGATGCCTTTCCGGAAATTACCGATTTCTTGGTCAGTGTTTCTAAGGTATGGCATATTGACTTAAAATGGTTATGCAATTTTGATGTATTATCTGCTTGTTTGAGTCATCTGGGAAACACAGTTCAAGTAAAACGTCTTAACAAAAGAAATCAGGAAGAGTTAAAGCGAATAGAGTTTATTGAAGATTCCTTTGTATTTGAAGCAGAGTCTTATGCTGGGAATCATTTAATGAAAACAGTAGTGCTTAATCAATATATTGAAGAAAGCGGTGCAGAACTTATCTTTATGGCTTTACGACGTGATGAACAGGTAGCCCGAAAAGAAGATGAATATTTCACGCACAAAGAAGGAGGTTATCTCATGCCCGAGCATACCCGTGTTTCTCCCATTCTACATTTTACTGAAAGAGATATCTGGGATAATACCCACCTGCACAATCTTCCCTATTGCTCTCTCTACAAGATAGGCTATCGTTCCTTAGGAGCCAGAAGCAGTTCCAATCCTGGTGATATTGGCGTTCCTGCTTGGGAACAAGACTTAGAAAATGTTCCTGAGCGAGCAGGGAGAAGACAGGATAAAGAGAAAGCCATGGAAAGGTTGAGAAAGTTGGGCTATATGTAA
- a CDS encoding sulfatase: MKEQNIIIISLDEVRPDHLSCYGYQKIVTPAIDQMAREGVRFNQCFSSADFTPIAMGSVITGKYPNKHGVRDAYSHLSDPTIATILKEDGYQTAGLVGNGLLSRQHGFAQGFDFFNETSKETSWLEIIYPNSGVDEIFYEGNYWVEEFFKWLKKNFQKKFFMWGHLYETHEGSGVSLVKRGLISQEESSEFDYYDAKIKMADEKLIRRLISTLKELNIYDETTIVVMSDHGTNLGEHPVKDIPWRKKGTRYPQHTTMYDHDLHVAMIIKGPGFPAGKVINGMVRSIDLVPTLLEHIGISSQTYDFDGQSWLPLLQNDQNRDEVYSEDLFEPRGLGAIHSLRTPEYKFMRNLTLGEEAYFDLKNDPGELKNIKEEIDQEKLIKIRKRLNSFLFTKVVSQKGFSQEEKEAINQRLRGLGYIE; encoded by the coding sequence ATGAAAGAACAAAACATCATTATTATTAGCTTAGATGAAGTTCGCCCGGATCATCTAAGCTGTTATGGTTATCAGAAAATTGTAACCCCGGCCATTGATCAGATGGCGCGTGAAGGGGTAAGGTTCAACCAATGTTTTTCCTCAGCAGATTTCACACCTATTGCCATGGGCTCGGTGATAACTGGTAAATATCCTAATAAACATGGTGTAAGAGATGCCTATTCTCATTTATCTGATCCTACAATTGCCACTATCTTAAAGGAAGATGGTTATCAAACTGCTGGTTTGGTGGGGAATGGATTACTATCCAGGCAACATGGATTTGCTCAGGGATTTGACTTTTTCAATGAAACTTCCAAAGAAACCAGTTGGCTGGAAATTATATATCCCAATTCTGGAGTAGATGAGATATTTTATGAAGGCAACTATTGGGTGGAAGAATTTTTTAAATGGCTGAAGAAAAATTTTCAAAAGAAATTTTTCATGTGGGGACATCTTTATGAAACACATGAAGGCTCCGGCGTCTCTTTAGTTAAGAGAGGATTAATAAGCCAGGAGGAATCATCAGAATTTGATTATTATGATGCCAAGATAAAGATGGCTGATGAAAAACTGATTCGTCGATTAATCAGCACATTAAAGGAATTAAATATCTATGATGAAACTACCATTGTTGTGATGAGTGATCATGGAACTAATTTAGGGGAACATCCAGTAAAAGATATTCCCTGGAGGAAGAAGGGGACTCGTTATCCCCAACATACCACAATGTATGACCATGATTTGCATGTTGCTATGATCATCAAAGGACCTGGTTTTCCTGCCGGTAAGGTTATTAATGGAATGGTTAGGTCTATTGATTTAGTTCCTACTCTATTGGAACATATTGGAATCTCTTCTCAAACCTATGATTTTGATGGACAATCCTGGTTGCCTTTGCTTCAAAATGACCAGAATCGTGATGAAGTGTACTCTGAAGATCTCTTTGAACCCAGAGGATTAGGTGCCATCCACTCTCTTCGTACTCCCGAATATAAATTCATGCGGAATCTAACCCTGGGCGAAGAGGCATATTTTGATTTGAAGAATGATCCTGGTGAACTAAAAAATATTAAAGAGGAAATAGATCAAGAAAAATTGATCAAGATTAGAAAAAGGCTAAATTCCTTTCTATTTACTAAGGTAGTTAGTCAAAAAGGATTTAGCCAGGAAGAAAAAGAAGCTATTAATCAGCGTTTACGTGGACTGGGGTATATAGAATAG
- a CDS encoding iron-containing alcohol dehydrogenase, translated as MDDIEYYFNFPQRIINKWRVINKIGIILKSYDFNKIMIVTDKGIAKSGLIPDVEQSLKENNIKYTIFSEVKSNPDINTVNIGKKLAQKDNIDCLLGIGGGSCIDAAKAIAIVLTNDASIEKYEGLDKYENNPLPIIAVPTTAGTGSESTPSAVITDSIRKNKMSIFSIRGLPILAILDPSVLKSLSANLAAATGLDALCHAIESYTSLKSTYLTDSISLKAIELIGKYIRIFVANRSNEIAAQAMLTASNLAGISFSHTFLGNVHALSHPIGGYYDAPHGVINSILLPHVMKFNLISNPEKFKNIAVSLGENINDITILEAANKSIKAVNDLMIDLGIPKYLDEVGLKKEHIEEISEIAKRSRNASVNPRDTQINDFKQILLDAISSE; from the coding sequence GTGGATGACATTGAATATTACTTTAATTTCCCACAAAGAATAATTAACAAATGGAGAGTAATTAACAAAATTGGAATTATTTTAAAAAGTTATGACTTTAATAAGATTATGATAGTAACTGATAAAGGAATAGCAAAATCTGGTTTAATTCCTGATGTTGAACAATCATTAAAAGAAAACAATATTAAATACACTATTTTCAGTGAAGTAAAATCTAATCCTGATATCAACACAGTTAATATCGGGAAAAAATTAGCTCAAAAAGATAACATAGATTGTTTATTAGGTATTGGTGGAGGGAGTTGTATAGATGCTGCAAAAGCTATTGCAATTGTTTTAACAAACGATGCTTCTATAGAAAAATATGAAGGTTTAGATAAATATGAAAATAATCCTCTTCCCATTATAGCTGTTCCAACAACTGCTGGAACAGGAAGTGAATCAACGCCTTCAGCAGTTATAACGGACAGTATAAGGAAGAATAAAATGTCGATATTTAGTATTAGAGGATTGCCAATTTTAGCTATTTTAGATCCAAGTGTATTGAAAAGCTTAAGTGCTAACTTAGCAGCCGCTACAGGTTTAGATGCATTATGTCATGCTATTGAGTCTTACACTAGTCTAAAATCAACATATTTAACAGATTCCATTTCATTAAAGGCTATTGAGCTAATAGGAAAATATATAAGAATTTTTGTTGCCAATAGAAGTAATGAAATTGCAGCCCAAGCAATGTTGACTGCAAGCAATCTAGCTGGTATTTCTTTTTCCCATACCTTTTTAGGAAATGTTCATGCTTTATCCCATCCAATTGGAGGTTATTACGACGCTCCACATGGAGTTATAAATTCAATTTTACTTCCACATGTTATGAAATTTAACTTAATTAGTAATCCTGAAAAATTTAAAAATATTGCTGTTTCATTAGGAGAGAATATCAATGATATAACTATTTTGGAAGCAGCGAATAAATCAATAAAAGCTGTTAATGATTTAATGATAGATTTGGGTATTCCAAAATATTTAGATGAAGTGGGTCTCAAAAAAGAGCACATTGAAGAAATCAGTGAAATTGCAAAAAGAAGCAGAAATGCCTCAGTTAATCCCAGAGATACACAAATCAATGATTTTAAACAAATACTTTTAGATGCAATAAGCTCTGAGTAA
- a CDS encoding tripartite tricarboxylate transporter permease, which produces MLSEIIKGFLLSIQPLNMFGILFGYLVGIFVGALPGLTGVMAIAIMLPLTYKLPGLLSIAALMGCYKGATYGGSISAILINTPGTPEAAATSLDGHPLAERGEVLRALEMALIASIIGGTISNIITLLTTMPIAKIALSFGPVEIASLILFSLTIIAATLGNSLIEVVKGLISAGLGLFFAMIGLDIMTTTRRYCFGILDLDRGLGLVPVLIGFLALSEVLIQSEILIKRYSLVRKDKWGSIDLTFSLYLKEKINWKTRFRDIRYCFKDILKSSIIGTFVGALPGLGAPTAAFLSYGEAKRTSKHPENFGKGEIIGVAAPEAGNNAVCASSLIPLVTLGIPGSVTAAVLLGAFMIHGMMPGPMLMITHPSTLYGLFFLMLWTDPLGGLVIGVPFIHAAKLFIAKIKKNFLLPIIIILCFIGSYGIAFSVFDMKIVIFFGVLGYLMKIFNLDLSAFLIAFILGPILEENVRLALIISHNNPGVFIRSPIAIFFYLISLFSLLYSLKKK; this is translated from the coding sequence ATGTTGTCAGAAATTATAAAAGGATTTTTGCTTTCTATACAACCTCTAAATATGTTTGGGATTTTATTTGGTTATCTTGTTGGAATTTTTGTTGGTGCATTACCTGGACTTACAGGTGTAATGGCCATAGCAATCATGCTTCCTTTAACTTATAAGTTACCAGGGCTTCTTTCAATAGCCGCTTTAATGGGATGTTATAAAGGCGCAACTTATGGAGGTTCTATTTCTGCAATTTTAATAAACACTCCAGGAACACCAGAAGCTGCTGCTACATCGCTTGATGGTCATCCATTAGCAGAGAGAGGAGAAGTGCTTAGAGCGTTAGAAATGGCTTTGATTGCTTCTATTATTGGTGGAACAATAAGCAATATTATTACTCTTTTGACAACGATGCCAATAGCCAAGATTGCATTGTCTTTTGGACCAGTCGAAATAGCTAGCTTAATACTTTTCTCCTTAACAATTATTGCAGCTACTTTAGGAAATAGTTTGATTGAAGTAGTGAAAGGTTTGATATCAGCAGGTTTAGGTTTGTTTTTTGCGATGATTGGCTTAGATATTATGACAACTACCAGACGATATTGTTTCGGTATTTTAGACTTAGATAGAGGATTAGGATTGGTTCCAGTCTTAATAGGTTTCTTAGCATTATCTGAGGTTTTAATTCAAAGTGAGATATTAATTAAAAGATATAGTCTAGTGAGAAAAGATAAATGGGGTTCTATCGATTTAACCTTTTCGTTATATTTAAAAGAAAAAATAAATTGGAAAACTAGGTTCAGAGATATTAGATATTGTTTTAAAGATATACTAAAGTCTTCTATTATTGGTACTTTTGTTGGAGCTCTTCCAGGATTAGGGGCACCTACTGCTGCGTTTCTTTCCTATGGTGAAGCTAAAAGGACTTCTAAACACCCAGAAAATTTTGGTAAAGGTGAAATTATTGGTGTAGCAGCTCCTGAAGCAGGTAACAATGCAGTTTGCGCTTCTAGTCTAATACCATTAGTAACTCTGGGTATCCCTGGTAGTGTAACAGCAGCAGTTTTGTTAGGTGCTTTTATGATTCATGGTATGATGCCTGGCCCAATGCTAATGATTACTCACCCAAGTACTCTTTATGGATTATTTTTTTTAATGCTTTGGACAGATCCCCTTGGTGGACTAGTAATTGGTGTTCCATTTATACATGCAGCAAAGTTATTTATAGCAAAAATAAAGAAGAATTTTCTTCTTCCAATTATAATAATTTTGTGTTTTATAGGTTCGTATGGAATTGCATTTAGTGTATTTGATATGAAAATTGTCATTTTTTTTGGCGTATTAGGATATTTAATGAAGATTTTTAATCTTGATTTATCTGCCTTCTTAATAGCTTTTATCCTTGGTCCAATTCTAGAAGAAAACGTAAGATTAGCATTAATTATTTCACACAATAATCCAGGGGTATTTATTAGAAGTCCAATTGCTATTTTTTTCTATTTAATATCTCTTTTTTCTCTACTGTATTCCTTAAAAAAGAAATAA
- a CDS encoding tripartite tricarboxylate transporter substrate binding protein produces the protein MRKFYIISILLIFFSFFLIFSSLAQEYPSKPIQGVISLSAGGTMDVIVRGMAPFMEDYLGQPLVLTNEAGANGTVAVAHVAASKPDGYTFGWCNMPTINIHYQMRDLPYTPDDFEYVGSPMPYEYAVVVRPDEPWKENWESFIQYAKDHPNMVTYGVPGIGSTNHLTMAYIGMKENISWNAVPFKGDSEAVAAVLGGHVDCAETATIPMLSPTLAGQLKALVVGSKRRLDFVPDISTLEEKGYGFFQFSCIGMILPKNTPENIRQKLESAIEFAVNQDEVQEMAKNVWQVRLDFKNGEEYKELLLEYGTFWGGVLKELGMLKDQ, from the coding sequence ATGAGAAAATTCTATATTATTTCAATATTATTGATCTTTTTTTCGTTTTTTTTGATTTTCAGCTCATTAGCACAAGAATATCCCTCTAAACCTATTCAAGGAGTTATTTCTCTCTCAGCAGGAGGCACTATGGATGTAATTGTAAGAGGTATGGCTCCATTTATGGAAGATTATTTAGGGCAACCGCTAGTTTTAACAAACGAAGCTGGTGCTAATGGTACAGTTGCTGTTGCACATGTTGCTGCATCTAAGCCGGATGGATATACCTTTGGATGGTGTAATATGCCTACCATTAACATCCATTATCAAATGAGAGATTTGCCTTACACGCCTGATGATTTTGAGTATGTTGGTTCCCCAATGCCTTATGAATATGCTGTTGTTGTTAGACCAGATGAGCCATGGAAAGAAAATTGGGAAAGCTTTATCCAATATGCTAAAGATCATCCTAATATGGTTACCTATGGTGTTCCGGGAATTGGCTCAACTAATCATTTAACCATGGCATATATTGGTATGAAAGAAAATATAAGTTGGAATGCAGTTCCTTTTAAAGGAGATTCAGAGGCAGTTGCTGCAGTTTTAGGAGGACATGTTGATTGTGCTGAAACTGCAACTATTCCAATGCTTTCACCAACTCTCGCAGGGCAGTTGAAAGCTTTGGTTGTGGGAAGTAAGCGCAGATTAGATTTTGTACCAGATATCTCTACGCTAGAAGAAAAAGGTTATGGATTTTTCCAATTTTCTTGTATTGGCATGATACTTCCTAAGAATACTCCGGAAAATATCAGGCAGAAACTTGAAAGTGCTATTGAATTTGCTGTAAATCAAGATGAAGTACAGGAAATGGCTAAAAATGTTTGGCAGGTAAGATTAGATTTTAAAAACGGTGAAGAGTACAAAGAACTTTTATTAGAATATGGTACATTTTGGGGTGGAGTATTAAAAGAACTAGGAATGTTAAAGGATCAGTAA